The following are encoded together in the Anaeromyxobacter diazotrophicus genome:
- a CDS encoding GtrA family protein translates to MRPVEQAAAPAGLSAPVWPREAPAARARAAASGHAPAAIFVGLLALGLAPLWLVPHVPTQDGANHVESVLGLLRLPHSALLQHHYLPNYGPQPNWLTQLLFAGLVQLVSPRVAEKLVLSGYLLLLPLAFRYALPRTARGRWAALAIFPFLHSYPFHMGFWNFSYSLVLFFAAVGCWYRRRGRFTARSGLAFSALTVALFAAHSVSTAAAFAAITAVLAWRGGLALWRARRHVRRRSVVVRGYLSRAIATYAWALPAIALLAFFLVHQPKPYAYRPSLFDYAKHLASLYALVSFDRRELFLTFPVALAVAAAVLLALRARARRALRPVDGWLAAAALATALYFLTPDSVADGAQLTDRLALYPFFAALLWLGWSSAPLVTVRRAALALAVLFLAATGFRLAKYQQLDGYLAEYESVATHVPEGSTILPLTFAPFGPREGGAIDGKKLLSYRVQVFQHVNGWIASDRRGVDLDNSQAKTTHTPLRWKDETNPFTYLNTRPFGLEDEPPCVELWAYTRLVGRIDAVLVWGATEKSAQDACGGAVLAELARDYERVYVSQPRGMAELWRPKAAR, encoded by the coding sequence GTGAGGCCGGTGGAGCAGGCGGCGGCGCCGGCCGGGCTCTCCGCGCCGGTCTGGCCGCGCGAGGCGCCCGCCGCGCGCGCCCGCGCGGCGGCGTCCGGCCACGCGCCGGCGGCGATCTTCGTCGGGCTGCTGGCGCTCGGGCTCGCGCCCCTCTGGCTCGTGCCGCACGTCCCGACGCAGGACGGCGCGAACCACGTCGAGAGCGTCCTGGGCCTCCTGCGCCTCCCGCACTCCGCGCTCCTCCAGCACCACTACCTGCCGAACTACGGCCCGCAGCCGAACTGGCTCACCCAGCTCCTCTTCGCGGGCCTGGTGCAGCTCGTCTCGCCGCGGGTGGCTGAGAAGCTGGTCCTCTCCGGCTACCTGCTCCTCCTGCCGCTCGCCTTCCGCTACGCCCTGCCGCGCACCGCCCGCGGCCGCTGGGCGGCGCTCGCCATCTTCCCTTTCCTCCACAGCTACCCCTTCCACATGGGGTTCTGGAACTTCAGCTACAGCCTGGTCCTCTTCTTCGCGGCCGTCGGGTGCTGGTACCGCCGGCGCGGGCGGTTCACGGCGCGGAGCGGGCTCGCCTTCTCGGCCCTCACCGTCGCCCTGTTCGCCGCGCACTCGGTCTCGACCGCGGCCGCCTTCGCGGCCATCACGGCGGTCCTCGCCTGGCGCGGCGGGCTCGCGCTCTGGCGCGCCCGCCGCCACGTCCGGCGGCGGTCGGTGGTGGTGCGCGGCTACCTCAGCCGGGCGATCGCGACCTACGCCTGGGCGCTGCCCGCCATCGCGCTCCTCGCGTTCTTCCTCGTCCACCAGCCGAAGCCCTACGCCTACCGTCCGTCGCTCTTCGACTACGCCAAGCACCTCGCGAGCCTCTACGCCCTCGTCTCCTTCGACCGGCGCGAGCTGTTCCTCACCTTCCCGGTGGCGCTGGCGGTCGCGGCGGCGGTGCTGCTCGCGCTGCGGGCCCGCGCCCGGCGCGCCCTGCGGCCGGTGGACGGCTGGCTCGCCGCCGCCGCGCTCGCCACCGCCCTCTACTTCCTCACCCCCGACTCGGTGGCCGACGGCGCCCAGCTCACCGACCGCCTCGCGCTCTACCCGTTCTTCGCGGCGCTGCTCTGGCTCGGGTGGTCGAGCGCCCCGCTCGTCACGGTGCGGCGCGCCGCGCTGGCGCTGGCCGTGCTCTTCCTCGCCGCCACCGGCTTCCGGCTGGCGAAGTACCAGCAGCTCGACGGCTACCTGGCCGAGTACGAGTCGGTGGCGACGCACGTGCCGGAGGGCAGCACCATCCTGCCGCTCACCTTCGCGCCCTTCGGGCCGCGCGAGGGCGGGGCCATCGACGGCAAGAAGCTGCTCTCCTACCGCGTCCAGGTGTTCCAGCACGTGAACGGCTGGATCGCCTCCGACCGCCGCGGCGTGGACCTCGACAACAGCCAGGCCAAGACCACCCACACGCCCCTGCGCTGGAAGGACGAGACGAACCCGTTCACGTACCTCAACACCCGGCCGTTCGGGCTGGAGGACGAGCCGCCCTGCGTCGAGCTGTGGGCCTACACCCGGCTCGTCGGCCGGATCGACGCGGTGCTGGTGTGGGGTGCGACGGAGAAGAGCGCGCAGGACGCGTGCGGCGGGGCGGTGCTGGCGGAGCTGGCGCGCGACTACGAGCGCGTCTACGTCTCGCAGCCGCGCGGGATGGCGGAGCTGTGGAGGCCGAAGGCGGCGCGGTGA
- a CDS encoding GtrA family protein: MRGTVPGGGGGGGGPWVAAAAPGQGTLSTRARFARFVAVGASGVAVNLGALALLAGALRVREVVASALAIELSILWNFALNDAFTYRDRNAGASAGRAGRVLRYNAVSLVGLALQLGTFVLLRVLLLKALGRESLGPLRYLAQLAGIALATLWNFTGNLRFTWRQAGARAGEGAA, from the coding sequence ATGCGGGGGACTGTGCCGGGGGGCGGGGGCGGTGGCGGAGGGCCGTGGGTCGCGGCCGCCGCGCCGGGGCAGGGGACGCTCTCGACGCGGGCGCGGTTCGCGCGCTTCGTCGCGGTGGGCGCGTCGGGCGTGGCCGTGAACCTGGGCGCGCTGGCGCTCCTCGCCGGGGCGCTGCGCGTGCGCGAGGTGGTCGCCTCGGCCCTGGCGATCGAGCTGAGCATCCTGTGGAACTTCGCGCTCAACGACGCCTTCACCTATCGTGATCGCAACGCGGGGGCGTCGGCGGGGCGGGCGGGGCGGGTGCTCCGCTACAACGCCGTGAGCCTGGTCGGGCTCGCGCTCCAGCTCGGCACGTTCGTGCTCCTGCGGGTGCTCCTCCTCAAGGCGCTCGGGCGCGAGTCGCTGGGGCCGCTCCGCTACCTGGCGCAGCTCGCCGGGATCGCCCTCGCCACCTTGTGGAACTTCACCGGGAACCTGCGCTTCACCTGGCGCCAGGCAGGGGCGCGGGCCGGGGAGGGGGCGGCGTGA